One genomic segment of Borrelia coriaceae includes these proteins:
- the rimM gene encoding ribosome maturation factor RimM (Essential for efficient processing of 16S rRNA), protein MFVKGIILSSYGVNGYAKVKSISNSSSDFFDLKGNKLVLKKESCSSIEVKVEDISLVNNSLLLKFEEFNSPETIKDLIGFELWVDDEFASKLESDEYYFGELIGYKLINNGIELGVVVSFFESVKSILLEVKVGSKLFFIPFLDIYLGYIDRELKTIELKVLDLLK, encoded by the coding sequence ATGTTTGTAAAGGGCATAATATTGTCATCTTATGGAGTTAATGGATATGCTAAAGTTAAGAGCATATCCAATAGTTCTAGTGATTTTTTTGATTTAAAGGGTAATAAATTAGTTTTAAAAAAGGAATCTTGCTCTTCAATTGAAGTTAAAGTTGAAGATATATCTTTAGTAAATAATTCATTGTTATTGAAGTTTGAAGAATTCAATTCCCCTGAAACTATTAAGGATTTAATAGGCTTTGAGTTATGGGTAGATGATGAATTTGCATCTAAGTTGGAATCAGATGAGTATTATTTTGGAGAACTTATTGGTTATAAGCTTATTAATAATGGAATAGAGTTAGGAGTTGTTGTATCTTTTTTTGAAAGTGTGAAATCAATTCTTCTTGAAGTTAAAGTTGGAAGTAAGTTATTTTTTATCCCTTTTTTAGATATTTATCTTGGGTATATTGATAGGGAATTGAAAACCATTGAGCTTAAG